The following proteins are encoded in a genomic region of Saccharopolyspora antimicrobica:
- a CDS encoding SbcC/MukB-like Walker B domain-containing protein, which yields MTQADSAATEERADAAMHWREQAEGGGLPMPGRRRWQPLRVGVVNLWEFDRAEAWYADGRLQLAGANESGKSTLMTLTTLLLLAGDVSSYNIDTLGSATKKFRFYVEPSDHSMDRREKNAKKYRGWAWAEYGRLTGDGPEFFTTLLFAQARVGDNDMSPPTWCTLLGHQRVRAGLTLVESGLPVEPGQVKNIVGFEQHPSGEKYRGAIARTMFDGNSTVLTQLIRVLRVLRTPKIGARFEVDDLATAFRHALPAIDDDEIDQLSQDWDELERMRTEQDNAEQALAAITQFTNKYWLAWAHSEIRQAADPVLATRDALKQARRNETKERSTLDKCADELTSVDEQIGTAEKGQQQARTQKETLQKQQEYKEAESATANARSLREQADKAAERSRRTAGRVDAANNQFDKARERHDTARDNAEQADRKREQLGRAVATAAGDAGYGELVDELIERGDIARLTHLASHRQKLADHLRGLLHTQDQAEQRAGLAHEQLRDAETQHRAAVEAAVKVDSEVEQATAAVAHQLVKWTSQLPESPPSADLIETWMAQVTAIAEAPQPTPVLKELLLHQHFLPLQSELTGQRQSQQQELTAAVALCDQITGEIEQLSAQTEPSPPSPYLWSRRPRPEGISDSGAPLWRLVDPLPETSTEQVAMLEATLDAASLLQAWITPDGSYRTDRDGHETVWQLAPQTRGTDTAHSSESQPDSQDAGSPHRQRTLRSVLAPATGLPDNLRDVVEQLLASVAYTETLNDDTKSDNGTQTAVAEGTPGSNIGTTRVTIAHDGHWQFADLTGGAAPAHDGAELLGTAAREAARQRRLEQLNTALATADAHVNELTQQVADLAARLDALNTAYNNPPSDTAVVATIHSARQATELVASRARELTKAQDAVRKAREAVETATREVISFADEHHMPRHHEELEAVASALAALRTNIGDFDAAGQVAATLHQALIRAEQDLWQRQEEFRTVSEESRSEQEEAQRLHTAAKEAGAALSLQGKEILNRVAELDHTINSFDTNLQLLREKQRDLLEARTTAKSSADTATQRRQAVESEHADALQHWWEHLDTGIPELCGITVSLERSPETAIEDADAVTQAISIVGWEPGTPQATNHARRKWEALTGQLPELRSQLEALSSRTATLSEPSDTDPTQRPSVDLIIDGSGRPYPPPVAVQVLQQQLDQLKANYDAELDHAINELLGSTFVEHLRDRLVEVESLRLRINDKLKASPTTTSSLTLQLVRVPVSEERDANEVLKVLEKEGVTFMPAATQAQIKQFLVSRVAEAQEAARAHGETDWRKRLEHTLDYRRWFDLKLEYSTASTGKSGKRMWVALERAEHDTFSGGARVVTLLAPFIAALQAMYDQHPNAPRLMWLDEAFDGVDPPNKTALFRLLSACDLDWMMAGPGMLANNPEVPFAAIVTTCRAPKPLPGVFFETMLWNGKATTHITTPDPADLPELVRPLPDGVQAMALDTGLFDSPQ from the coding sequence ATGACCCAGGCCGATAGCGCTGCAACAGAAGAGCGAGCCGATGCCGCGATGCATTGGCGTGAGCAGGCCGAGGGCGGCGGACTGCCGATGCCGGGACGGCGACGCTGGCAGCCGTTGCGAGTCGGTGTGGTCAACCTGTGGGAGTTCGACCGCGCCGAGGCGTGGTATGCCGACGGCCGGCTGCAACTGGCTGGTGCCAACGAGTCGGGCAAGTCCACCTTGATGACCTTGACCACGCTGCTGCTACTCGCCGGGGACGTTTCCTCCTACAACATCGACACTCTCGGTTCGGCCACCAAGAAGTTCCGCTTCTACGTCGAACCCTCGGACCACTCGATGGACCGGCGCGAGAAGAATGCCAAGAAGTACCGCGGCTGGGCGTGGGCCGAGTACGGTCGACTGACCGGCGACGGGCCCGAGTTCTTCACCACGCTGCTGTTTGCCCAAGCTCGTGTGGGCGACAATGACATGTCGCCACCGACATGGTGCACCCTGTTGGGACATCAACGCGTTCGAGCGGGACTGACGCTAGTCGAGTCGGGCCTCCCCGTAGAACCCGGCCAGGTCAAGAACATCGTCGGATTCGAGCAGCACCCGTCGGGTGAGAAGTACCGTGGCGCCATCGCTCGGACGATGTTCGACGGAAATTCCACGGTGCTCACTCAGCTCATCCGGGTCCTGCGGGTGCTGCGGACTCCCAAGATCGGTGCGCGGTTCGAAGTGGACGATCTGGCTACGGCGTTCCGGCACGCACTTCCTGCCATCGATGACGACGAGATCGATCAGCTGTCCCAGGACTGGGACGAGTTGGAACGGATGCGAACCGAGCAGGACAACGCAGAACAGGCCCTGGCCGCGATCACCCAGTTCACCAACAAGTATTGGCTTGCGTGGGCGCACAGTGAGATCCGACAAGCAGCAGATCCTGTGCTCGCCACGCGCGACGCCCTGAAGCAGGCGCGGCGCAACGAAACGAAGGAACGGTCCACGCTGGACAAGTGTGCCGACGAGCTCACGTCGGTCGATGAGCAGATTGGCACAGCGGAAAAGGGGCAGCAGCAGGCTCGAACTCAGAAGGAAACGCTGCAAAAGCAACAAGAGTACAAAGAGGCAGAGAGCGCCACTGCCAACGCCCGCTCGCTGCGAGAACAAGCCGACAAGGCCGCTGAGCGGTCTCGGCGGACGGCAGGGCGCGTCGACGCGGCGAACAACCAGTTCGACAAGGCTCGTGAGCGCCACGACACAGCACGGGACAATGCGGAACAAGCCGATAGGAAGCGCGAACAGCTCGGTCGCGCCGTGGCGACCGCGGCTGGCGATGCAGGATACGGCGAGCTCGTCGATGAACTCATCGAGCGAGGGGACATCGCGCGGCTGACCCACCTCGCTTCCCACCGCCAGAAACTCGCCGATCACCTGCGTGGGCTGCTACACACCCAGGATCAGGCCGAGCAGCGAGCTGGCCTTGCACACGAACAACTTCGCGATGCAGAGACTCAACACCGGGCCGCCGTGGAAGCCGCGGTCAAGGTTGACAGCGAGGTCGAGCAGGCGACCGCCGCGGTAGCCCACCAACTGGTGAAGTGGACGTCACAGCTGCCCGAAAGTCCGCCATCAGCTGATCTCATCGAGACCTGGATGGCGCAAGTCACCGCCATCGCCGAGGCGCCACAACCAACACCGGTGCTCAAGGAACTCTTGCTACACCAACACTTCCTTCCGCTCCAGTCCGAGCTCACCGGACAGCGACAGAGCCAACAGCAGGAACTCACCGCCGCCGTAGCCCTGTGCGACCAGATTACCGGCGAGATCGAGCAGCTGTCGGCACAGACCGAACCGTCGCCGCCGTCGCCATACCTGTGGTCGCGTCGACCGCGTCCCGAAGGAATCAGCGACTCCGGCGCACCTCTGTGGCGACTCGTGGACCCATTGCCGGAAACCAGCACTGAGCAGGTTGCCATGCTCGAAGCAACCCTGGATGCCGCCAGCCTTCTCCAGGCGTGGATCACACCAGACGGCAGCTACCGCACCGACCGCGACGGCCACGAGACCGTCTGGCAGCTCGCCCCCCAAACCCGTGGTACCGACACCGCTCACTCCAGCGAGTCCCAGCCCGACAGCCAGGACGCTGGATCGCCCCACCGACAGCGGACCCTGCGATCTGTGCTGGCACCTGCCACCGGACTACCCGACAACCTGCGCGACGTCGTGGAGCAGTTGCTGGCCAGCGTCGCCTACACAGAAACCCTCAACGACGACACCAAGTCAGACAACGGCACCCAAACTGCCGTCGCCGAGGGAACGCCCGGAAGCAACATCGGCACCACACGTGTCACCATCGCGCACGATGGTCACTGGCAGTTCGCCGACCTAACGGGCGGCGCCGCCCCAGCGCATGACGGCGCGGAACTGCTCGGTACGGCGGCACGGGAAGCGGCGCGCCAACGCCGCCTGGAACAACTCAACACCGCTCTCGCTACCGCCGATGCCCACGTCAACGAACTCACCCAGCAGGTCGCCGACCTCGCCGCCCGCCTCGATGCCCTCAACACCGCCTACAACAACCCGCCGTCGGATACCGCAGTGGTCGCTACCATCCACTCGGCCCGGCAGGCAACCGAGCTCGTCGCCAGCAGGGCACGCGAGCTGACCAAAGCCCAAGACGCGGTACGTAAGGCTCGTGAGGCCGTGGAGACCGCGACACGCGAAGTCATCTCCTTCGCCGATGAGCACCACATGCCGCGTCATCATGAGGAACTGGAAGCCGTGGCCTCTGCCTTGGCAGCACTGCGGACCAACATCGGCGATTTCGACGCCGCAGGGCAGGTGGCAGCAACCCTGCACCAAGCCTTGATCCGAGCAGAGCAGGACCTGTGGCAGCGCCAAGAGGAATTCCGCACCGTAAGCGAGGAGTCCCGTTCTGAGCAGGAGGAAGCGCAACGCCTCCACACCGCGGCAAAAGAGGCTGGCGCGGCCTTGTCCTTGCAGGGGAAGGAAATCCTCAATCGCGTCGCGGAGTTAGACCACACGATCAACAGTTTCGACACCAATCTGCAGCTCCTGCGTGAGAAGCAACGAGACCTGCTTGAAGCACGCACTACGGCCAAGAGCAGCGCAGACACCGCTACCCAGCGCAGACAAGCTGTCGAATCCGAACATGCCGACGCCCTGCAGCACTGGTGGGAACACCTGGACACCGGCATCCCGGAACTCTGCGGCATCACCGTTTCCCTCGAACGATCACCCGAGACCGCCATCGAGGACGCCGACGCCGTCACCCAAGCCATATCCATCGTCGGCTGGGAACCCGGTACTCCGCAGGCCACCAACCACGCCCGTCGAAAATGGGAAGCACTGACCGGTCAGCTCCCGGAGCTGCGCTCACAATTGGAAGCCTTGTCCAGCAGAACCGCCACCTTGTCCGAACCCAGTGATACTGATCCGACTCAGCGGCCTTCAGTCGATCTGATCATCGATGGGTCTGGCAGGCCCTACCCACCGCCTGTCGCCGTGCAGGTCCTTCAGCAGCAACTCGACCAGCTCAAGGCCAACTACGACGCCGAACTCGACCACGCGATCAACGAGCTGCTGGGCAGCACGTTCGTCGAACACCTCCGGGACAGACTCGTTGAAGTCGAAAGTCTGCGGCTCCGTATCAACGACAAACTGAAAGCTAGCCCTACCACAACCTCCTCCCTCACCTTGCAACTGGTGCGCGTCCCGGTCTCGGAGGAACGCGACGCCAACGAAGTCCTCAAGGTCCTGGAGAAAGAGGGCGTCACATTCATGCCCGCGGCCACGCAGGCGCAAATCAAACAGTTCCTCGTCAGTCGCGTTGCAGAGGCTCAAGAAGCAGCCCGTGCCCACGGGGAAACCGACTGGCGCAAACGCCTGGAACACACGCTGGACTACCGACGCTGGTTCGATCTCAAGCTGGAATACAGCACAGCCTCGACAGGCAAGTCGGGCAAACGAATGTGGGTGGCACTGGAACGCGCCGAACACGACACCTTCTCCGGAGGGGCCCGTGTTGTCACCCTGCTCGCTCCGTTCATCGCCGCCTTGCAAGCGATGTACGATCAGCATCCCAACGCACCTCGACTGATGTGGCTCGACGAGGCGTTCGACGGGGTGGACCCGCCTAACAAGACCGCCCTGTTCCGGCTCCTCAGCGCCTGCGACCTCGACTGGATGATGGCCGGACCAGGGATGCTCGCCAACAACCCCGAAGTCCCCTTCGCTGCCATCGTCACCACCTGCCGCGCCCCCAAGCCGCTGCCCGGCGTCTTCTTCGAAACGATGCTCTGGAACGGCAAGGCCACCACCCACATCACCACCCCGGACCCCGCCGACCTCCCCGAGCTCGTTCGCCCGCTGCCCGACGGCGTGCAGGCCATGGCCCTGGACACCGGCCTGTTCGACTCACCCCAGTAG
- a CDS encoding DUF2397 domain-containing protein — protein sequence MSDDDDGRGSAPGQARLSRWELAGFPGRVEIANYLTQEHTSQYRLIVDVLFDAQEVALTGIGRDELLTALQDRIEAAVGGLQARELTMPPVLDLDARMHQLEQWGVVHSWQDRARTEADFVRSRDRYQLTPEAADLHGWLRQRGDDHSAMASAAAFAPAVIADRLDDMLGAASVKDYPAAAQAWSQVRTTLKNMADAARIWQSRLASALAGTPDEGKITQLRDTVMSYITVWGAGIDTYTARIRNAVQRLDDMGPQLWREVAVVGLDPEAREETISTMAEVHHAGVDTLRAWFATSDNQAARLRRQVRDAVTPLLRGTRALLSTGGHITRQAELFRVAAVIDSATDDQEAWRVWCQATGQWSARHLPGEPADPPVGVARTSFWEAPPVSIDAVARQRSRSTSGGPPAQVPNRRSARDQARRLLEKQRREQSAAERELLARSGTPLSTWTPLGAGEAELFWGVLTAVASARTANDAEVRRVTTADGRWLVIAHPPARPDDSARVRTPGGDIVCGDWTLELIPA from the coding sequence GTGAGCGATGACGATGACGGTCGCGGGAGCGCGCCGGGACAGGCTCGGTTGAGCAGGTGGGAGCTGGCCGGCTTTCCTGGCCGCGTCGAAATCGCGAACTACCTCACCCAGGAGCACACCTCGCAGTATCGGTTGATCGTCGATGTGCTGTTCGATGCTCAAGAAGTGGCCCTGACCGGAATCGGGCGGGACGAGCTACTGACCGCACTCCAAGACCGCATCGAGGCTGCAGTCGGCGGCCTTCAGGCGCGGGAACTGACGATGCCACCGGTGCTGGACCTGGACGCCCGGATGCACCAGTTGGAGCAATGGGGCGTGGTGCACAGCTGGCAGGACCGGGCCCGCACGGAGGCGGATTTCGTCCGATCGCGGGACCGCTACCAGCTCACACCAGAAGCAGCAGATTTGCACGGCTGGCTGCGTCAGCGCGGTGATGATCACTCGGCGATGGCGTCGGCCGCGGCGTTCGCGCCCGCTGTGATCGCTGATCGTCTCGACGACATGCTTGGCGCAGCTAGCGTCAAGGACTATCCGGCCGCTGCTCAGGCGTGGTCGCAGGTGCGTACCACGCTGAAGAACATGGCCGACGCCGCGCGGATCTGGCAGTCGCGCTTGGCTTCGGCGCTGGCGGGTACGCCGGATGAGGGCAAGATCACGCAGCTGCGGGACACGGTCATGTCCTACATCACCGTGTGGGGCGCTGGGATCGACACCTACACCGCACGTATTCGCAACGCGGTGCAGCGGCTGGACGACATGGGTCCCCAGCTGTGGCGAGAGGTCGCAGTGGTCGGTCTGGATCCGGAGGCCCGTGAGGAAACGATCTCGACCATGGCCGAAGTCCACCACGCTGGGGTGGACACCCTGCGGGCGTGGTTCGCCACCAGCGACAATCAGGCGGCACGGTTGCGCCGGCAGGTCCGCGATGCGGTGACACCGCTGCTGCGTGGAACCCGCGCCTTGCTGTCGACCGGTGGCCATATCACCCGGCAGGCCGAGCTGTTTCGGGTCGCCGCCGTCATCGACTCGGCGACCGACGACCAAGAGGCGTGGCGGGTGTGGTGTCAGGCCACCGGACAGTGGTCGGCCCGCCATCTACCCGGTGAACCGGCCGATCCACCGGTGGGCGTCGCGCGCACGTCGTTCTGGGAAGCGCCGCCGGTGTCGATCGACGCCGTCGCGCGACAACGTTCCCGCAGCACGAGCGGCGGTCCGCCGGCGCAGGTGCCTAACCGGCGCAGCGCGCGGGATCAGGCACGACGGCTGCTGGAGAAGCAGCGCCGAGAGCAGTCCGCGGCTGAGCGTGAGCTCCTGGCACGTTCCGGCACCCCACTGTCGACGTGGACACCGCTAGGGGCGGGGGAGGCGGAGCTGTTCTGGGGTGTGCTGACCGCGGTGGCCTCCGCCCGCACCGCCAACGATGCTGAGGTGCGCCGCGTGACCACGGCCGATGGCCGGTGGCTGGTGATCGCGCATCCCCCGGCTCGGCCCGACGATTCCGCGCGGGTGCGCACACCCGGTGGTGACATCGTCTGCGGCGATTGGACGTTGGAGTTGATCCCCGCATGA
- a CDS encoding DUF2399 domain-containing protein: MNTDDIPTGTINQSDTAAAHTQLMNWAAKAGPAKIVAALRKHLEDGYSWGKTALPVELTEEERRQVRALLGTDWDASGRGVTPHILKTKLLKLGIDTDTAVRLLYDDELINRREQRREHRANASAERQQALTVLLDAGIHPTSAEAWMRRKRLPQAGHGQLIALTRSIAAAWQHLPHGTDTIMLSVLADAALDDPHALDRRAGRIGLDILRLADGDGHDDADYDGDGWRTAWEALGVICDPLSSRVLTLNLPLTGSAPACAITAAANQTGEPVWLTWRSLNGDFVLDHNQCGPDPRVDVYVCENPTVVAAAADTLASRCYPLICTNGVPSGAVRKLLAGLAATGAHLHIRADDDTTGQAIVAQLMATLPHASLWRYQQRPADTVNNNPEYEERVLNALLMDLANSNALGT; the protein is encoded by the coding sequence ATGAACACTGACGACATCCCGACCGGCACCATCAACCAATCGGACACAGCCGCGGCCCACACCCAACTGATGAATTGGGCCGCCAAAGCTGGTCCCGCCAAGATCGTTGCGGCCTTACGCAAACACCTCGAAGACGGCTACAGCTGGGGCAAGACCGCCTTGCCCGTCGAGCTGACCGAGGAGGAACGACGACAGGTCCGGGCGCTGCTCGGCACCGATTGGGACGCCTCCGGCCGCGGAGTCACCCCGCACATTCTCAAAACCAAGCTGCTCAAGCTGGGCATCGACACCGACACCGCAGTCCGTCTGCTCTACGACGACGAATTGATCAACCGACGCGAGCAGCGCCGCGAACACCGTGCCAACGCCAGCGCTGAACGCCAACAAGCCCTTACCGTCCTGCTCGACGCCGGCATCCATCCCACATCGGCAGAAGCGTGGATGCGCCGCAAAAGACTCCCACAAGCTGGCCACGGCCAACTCATCGCGCTGACTCGATCCATCGCCGCGGCGTGGCAACACCTACCCCATGGCACCGACACGATCATGCTCAGCGTCCTCGCCGACGCCGCCTTAGACGACCCCCATGCTCTGGATCGCCGTGCCGGGCGCATCGGCCTCGACATCCTTCGCCTAGCCGACGGTGACGGCCACGACGACGCAGACTACGACGGTGACGGCTGGCGGACCGCCTGGGAGGCCCTCGGCGTCATCTGCGACCCGCTGTCCTCGCGCGTGCTCACCCTCAACCTTCCACTGACCGGTTCCGCTCCAGCCTGCGCGATCACCGCCGCAGCCAACCAGACCGGCGAACCCGTCTGGCTGACCTGGCGTTCCCTCAACGGCGACTTCGTCCTCGACCACAACCAGTGCGGCCCTGACCCACGAGTCGACGTGTACGTATGCGAGAACCCCACAGTCGTCGCAGCCGCCGCAGACACCCTGGCCAGCCGTTGCTACCCGTTGATCTGCACCAACGGAGTCCCCAGCGGAGCAGTCCGCAAGCTGCTCGCCGGTCTCGCCGCGACCGGCGCCCATCTACACATCCGCGCCGACGACGACACCACCGGCCAGGCGATCGTGGCCCAGTTGATGGCTACACTGCCGCACGCCTCGCTATGGCGCTACCAACAACGACCAGCGGATACCGTCAACAACAACCCGGAGTACGAAGAACGCGTCCTGAACGCGCTGCTGATGGACCTTGCTAATTCGAATGCGCTAGGCACGTGA
- a CDS encoding DUF2398 family protein: MYDELPESVRKHTAQRAWLGLLAFPILTYQTNPRLYRAVLDNRGTLTRWAARVGYRLTTSVGVVRLHRDPAGPELTAAPVTVEPPSRRELVLRILLAAACEEITGSTTVQYLSDAVRAASVSPACHVTPYDPNPGKDEGRRKARMERQMFLKAVDHMVRCGVLIRRTSDDALLRQWEDDGEGIGGGFEVNPDALLQFIDPHTVHRVFTADSGYVEDVRTATRRQRMLRRLLEDTALLYGDLRPEDADYARAQRSSLAAAATEMTGGALEIRAEGMLLRLPEDSPPGLVVAFPGSKRSSWFALNILDAAIAAGPPPDAVGRVAVASAVIDELIAEVAARYAKALTDELRGGVGRLRTAVEPILQTVGLVRVSPSREWIIQPTAARFRNPRVSFQPVLTADNGEFDTNLMINLEMDDSR; this comes from the coding sequence GTGTACGACGAACTTCCCGAGTCGGTACGCAAGCACACCGCGCAGAGAGCATGGCTGGGACTGCTGGCGTTTCCGATACTGACCTATCAGACCAACCCGCGGCTCTATCGCGCCGTGCTGGACAACCGTGGCACGCTGACTCGGTGGGCGGCGCGCGTCGGGTACCGGCTGACCACCTCCGTCGGGGTCGTCCGGCTGCATCGCGATCCGGCTGGCCCGGAGTTGACTGCCGCGCCAGTGACCGTGGAGCCACCTTCGCGCCGGGAACTGGTGCTGCGGATCCTGCTGGCCGCCGCATGTGAAGAGATTACCGGCAGCACTACGGTGCAGTACCTGTCCGATGCGGTCCGGGCAGCCTCGGTCAGTCCGGCCTGCCACGTCACGCCGTACGACCCCAACCCGGGCAAGGACGAGGGTCGTCGCAAGGCGCGCATGGAGCGGCAGATGTTCCTGAAGGCGGTCGACCACATGGTGCGGTGCGGCGTGCTGATCCGCCGTACCTCCGATGACGCGTTGCTGCGTCAGTGGGAGGACGACGGGGAAGGGATCGGCGGCGGTTTCGAAGTCAATCCCGACGCGTTGCTGCAGTTCATCGACCCGCACACCGTGCATCGCGTGTTCACCGCCGACAGCGGCTACGTCGAGGACGTTCGGACGGCGACGCGGCGGCAACGCATGCTGCGCCGGCTGCTGGAGGACACCGCGTTGCTGTACGGCGACCTGCGTCCCGAGGATGCCGACTACGCCCGCGCACAACGGTCTTCCCTGGCCGCTGCCGCGACGGAGATGACCGGTGGCGCCCTGGAGATCAGGGCGGAAGGGATGCTGCTGAGGCTGCCGGAGGACAGCCCTCCAGGTCTCGTCGTGGCCTTCCCCGGAAGCAAGCGCTCCTCGTGGTTCGCGCTGAACATCCTGGATGCCGCGATCGCTGCCGGTCCGCCGCCCGATGCTGTAGGCCGGGTCGCGGTGGCCTCAGCTGTCATCGACGAACTCATCGCGGAAGTCGCCGCCCGGTACGCCAAGGCTCTCACCGACGAGTTGCGCGGTGGCGTGGGCCGGCTGCGCACAGCCGTCGAACCGATCCTGCAGACTGTCGGACTCGTGCGCGTCAGTCCTAGTCGTGAGTGGATCATTCAGCCCACCGCCGCGCGGTTCCGCAATCCGCGGGTCAGCTTCCAACCGGTTCTCACCGCCGACAATGGCGAGTTCGACACCAACTTGATGATCAACCTTGAGATGGATGACAGCCGATGA